Genomic segment of Paenibacillus sp. FSL R5-0912:
TCCTTCTTCACTTTCAGGCGGTCAAGCCCAGCGTGTAGCGATTGCGCGCGCTTTGGCGATGGAGCCGAAGATTATGCTTTTTGATGAACCGACCTCTGCACTGGACCCCGAAATGGTCGGTGAGGTGCTGGCCGTAATGAAGGATTTGGCCCGCGAAGGAATGACTATGGTCGTGGTAACGCATGAAATGGGCTTTGCCCGTGAAGTAGGAGACCGTGTCCTCTTTATGGAGCAGGGAATTGTAGTGGAGCAGGGAGTGCCCGAGCAGTTGTTCGGAAATCCGTCACATGAGCGCACCAAGGAATTCCTGTCCAAGGTACTGTGAGAATCTGTCAAAGTAGAATATTGTTATTTAATCGGTTATATTAGAAGAGTAAGAATTAGGCAATGGGACCATCGGTTGAATATCTGCCCGGAATGGCGGGGAGGAGGCTCGGGGATATCTTTTTTTAAAGTATAAGGATTTATGGGCTACGCATAATAATTTATCCTTATATTTCCGGCAGAAGCGGATATGGTGCTTATAGTACGGCACAGCCCGTTCTACTGGTCATAATTCAGAATGATAGAAGGAGAATACGATGAGCACATTTAAAAATTGGCTGAATACGACAAAAAGCGGACTGACAGAACAGGTTAAGAAGTTTAAAAATAAAGACTTTATGAACGCGGTAGTGGCAGGCTGCGCACTGGTTGCTGCGGCTGACGGCAAGATTGAGGAATCCGAGAAGAACAAAATGGCCGGATATATGAACCTCAGCAATGAACTGAAGGTATTTGACATGAGAGATGTCATCAACCAGTTCAATTTCTATGTGAGCAACTTCGAGTTCTCGCCGGAAATCGGCAAGCAGGAAGCGCTCAAGTCGATCGCGAAATTCAGCGGCAAACCGGAGATTGGACGTGTTATTGTGGGTGTATGCTCCGCAATCGGTGCGGCTGACGGCGACTTCGATGAGCATGAGAAAGCGGTTGTCCGGAATATCTGCAGTGTGCTCGGACTGAGCCCAAGCGAATTCAGCCTGTAATACAGGCCGGAGGGCATCCGCAATTGGATGAAACTTAGGCGTTACTCCATCGTATCACTGATATAACACCCGCAAGAAGGACTTACAGGCAGTGATTACTACTGGAAACGGAGGTACGTAAAGTTGGCTGGAATCAATCTGGTAAAAGGTCAGAAGATCGATTTAACTAAAGGGAATGCCGGACTGTCTAACGTTATCGTAGGATTGGGCTGGGACCCTGCCGAACCGGCAAGAGGCTTCTTTGGTGTCAAGAAACAGGCGAATGTGGACTGCGATGCTTCCGCTCTGCTGCTGAATGAGAATGGCAAGCTGACCAATAAGCTGAACCTCGTCTGCTTTCACAACAAACAGAATACGAACAACTCTGTAGTTCACTCGGGAGATAACCTGACGGGTGAAGGAGACGGGGACGACGAGCAGATCATGGTGAATCTGAAGTCGATTCCTGCCGATGTCCATAAGGTTCTGGTTGTGGTCAACATCTACGATGCGGTGAACCGCAAACAGGATTTCGGGATGATCAAATCGGCGTATATCCGGATTATCAACGCGGCCGGGAACGGTGAACTGATCAAGTTTAATCTGACGGACAATTACACAGGCTTCACGGCACTGATCTGCGGCGAGCTATACCGCCATGGCGAAGAGTGGAAATTCGCAGCCATCGGTGAAGGCGCGCACGCAGCACATATTAATCAACTGGCTGAACGTTATATCTAATTCCAATTTGAGAAAAGAGGGTTCTATTCATGGCTATTAACTTATCCAAGGGACAAAAAATCGATTTGACCAAAACTAATCCGGGCTTGTCCAAAATTACAGTCGGCCTCGGATGGGATACGAATAAATACGATGGCGGGAAGGACTTCGACCTTGACGTGTCTGTATTCCTGACGAATGCTAACGGCAAAGTGGATAAAGAAACGAACTTTATCTTCTTCAACAACAAGCAGAACGAGAACGCTTCCGTTGTTCACACCGGCGACAACCGCACAGGTGAAGGCGACGGAGACGATGAGCAGATTCAAGTTGATTTGCTCAATGTTCCTGCGGATGTTGATAAAATTGCTTTCACCATTACCATCTATGAAGCAGAATCCAGAAGCCAGAACTTCGGACAAGTCTCCCGTTCCTATGTGCGTATCGTCAATGATGCGAACAGCGAAGAGCTGATCCGCTTTGACCTGGGTGAAGATTTCTCCGTTGAAACCGGCGTTGTAGTCGGCG
This window contains:
- a CDS encoding tellurite resistance TerB family protein, with product MSTFKNWLNTTKSGLTEQVKKFKNKDFMNAVVAGCALVAAADGKIEESEKNKMAGYMNLSNELKVFDMRDVINQFNFYVSNFEFSPEIGKQEALKSIAKFSGKPEIGRVIVGVCSAIGAADGDFDEHEKAVVRNICSVLGLSPSEFSL
- a CDS encoding TerD family protein, with amino-acid sequence MAGINLVKGQKIDLTKGNAGLSNVIVGLGWDPAEPARGFFGVKKQANVDCDASALLLNENGKLTNKLNLVCFHNKQNTNNSVVHSGDNLTGEGDGDDEQIMVNLKSIPADVHKVLVVVNIYDAVNRKQDFGMIKSAYIRIINAAGNGELIKFNLTDNYTGFTALICGELYRHGEEWKFAAIGEGAHAAHINQLAERYI
- a CDS encoding TerD family protein, which codes for MAINLSKGQKIDLTKTNPGLSKITVGLGWDTNKYDGGKDFDLDVSVFLTNANGKVDKETNFIFFNNKQNENASVVHTGDNRTGEGDGDDEQIQVDLLNVPADVDKIAFTITIYEAESRSQNFGQVSRSYVRIVNDANSEELIRFDLGEDFSVETGVVVGELYRNGAEWKFNAIGSGYKDGLSGLTRDYGLQ